A segment of the Lolium perenne isolate Kyuss_39 chromosome 3, Kyuss_2.0, whole genome shotgun sequence genome:
GCTCCTCTGGTCCAAATGCATGATTGACAGGGCATGTGAATATTTTCCTTTTTTGGATAACTGACAGGGCATGATTGACAAAACAAAGTTTGATTCTTTCTACATACCAGCATATGGACCTTCCGCTAAAGAGCTGAGAGTGATCATCGAAGAGGAGGGCTCCTCAATCACTGAGATGCAGGCCCACGACTATGCAACTGGCATGGACAGGGCGCTCCTCACCCCAAACAGGATAGCCAATACTCTGAGAGCTATATTCGAGCCGATAATAGTCCAGCATTTTGGAGAGATCATGGATGAATTTGTAAGGACCGGCGAGAAGCACTTGAGCCTTCAGCAAAGCTCGCAAGTCGAGGGTACCAAAGACATGGTGCTTGTATCGCTCGCCAAGGCATAACATGACAACTGGCGTGTTACTGCTAGTTTGTATCCCTCACCAGTTTGTTAAATATTTGTAGATCAAACTCAATCGGATTTGTGAGAGGAAAAAAAGAAACATCTGCTAGTGTCTTTTTATCTTTATCTCACACTGCAGATGAGTATGATATTGAAGTTTTGTAGATGGTGTTTGCTATTTCCTACCATTCATTTTTCACTAAATTATAGTATTATACCATAGGGGCACTGTTGCAGAGCATGACAGGAGCCCAAGCATCTGGGCCAACCATAAGTATCTCagttccccgcaaaaaaaaagtatCTCAGTTAACTGTCGGATAACAGTCTGTTGACATGAATTTTGACAGGTTTTCCAGCGCATTAATTATAATGGGAAGGTCATGATAGGTCATTAAATATTATTTGGATGCTTGATGTATATGCTATGCATTAGTTGTGCAGTTGCTTTTCTGCATAAGCACGAAAGTGCACAGTGGTGTTAAAGAAATAATCTATAAATACTAGTACACGGATACAGAACCaatgtttgttttttttttttttttgaaacggaggcaaaagctttgccccaatCTATTAATTAAGGAGAGTTTTACAAAAGTAACCAAAGTAACCAAGGTTATTACAAGGGATCACTCTCCCGGCATGATGTTGCCCAAATGCTTGGCACCCGCTCTAACCCACAAACGGGCCTCGGCTTTAATTTTCTCGATGGAAACATGAGAGGGTGTATGCTTGTTGCGGAAGACCCTTGCGTTGCGTTCATTCCAAACTTCCCAAGTAACAAGGAGCGCGAGCGAGGATATAGCCTTCCTACTAGGAGCGGTGCCTCCCGCCATCATGTTCCACCAATGGCTTATGGAGAGGTCGGCCCATTGCGTTGGATGGATGGATGGGATGCCAATCCACTCCTTGATGGCACCCCAAATCCTAATGGTAAAACGGCACTTAATGAAGAGGTGGTCAACGGTCTCGAGGGTTTGGTTGCAAAGGGGGCAACGGTCGCAATTTGGCCAACCTCTAGCTTGTAAACGGTCCGCCGTCCACACCCTATTTTGCATGAGTAGCCAAGCAAAGAACTTGACCTTCGGGGGCGCCCAAGCCTTCCACACGATCTTGTTCATGTTGGAGGCAATGGAGCCAATGAATTGGATCTCATACGCGGACTTGGAGGAGTAAACGCCATTCGCCGTGAGGTTCCAAGTTATGTCGTCTTCCACCTCCTCCCTAAGTTGAAAGTTGTCAAGAAGGACCCAAAGCTCCACGAATTGCTTGAGTTGCTCCATGTTGTTGATTTTCTCCAAGTCGATCTTCTTAACCCAATTGTTGTTACTAAAGGCAAGATGGACTTTCCAATTCTTCCGTTTAGAGATATTGTAGATTAAGGGGGCAATCTCAATTGGCTTCCTATTGTGTAGCCAAGGGGAGTGCCAAAACGGTGCCTTATGCCCATTGCCAATATCGATAGAAGTTGATGCATAGAACAACTCCATGTCCTCAAAAGAGCAAGGGTTCCCGGAGCCCACCCAAATCTTGTTGGGGTCTTTCCACTCAAGCCATGGCCACCGAAGCCTAAGTGCCGTCGCAAATTTGTCCATGTTAAGAATCCCAAGACCCCCAAGCTTCTTGGGGCGACACACCTTCACCCAATTTACCTTGCATTTAGCCCC
Coding sequences within it:
- the LOC127340349 gene encoding 7-methylxanthosine synthase 1-like, with the translated sequence MDSKQRVHMNQGQGETSYARNSSIQSAQQNRMKPLIEAAIVGLCSNPNTLLSGKMAIADLGCSSGPNGMIDKTKFDSFYIPAYGPSAKELRVIIEEEGSSITEMQAHDYATGMDRALLTPNRIANTLRAIFEPIIVQHFGEIMDEFVRTGEKHLSLQQSSQVEGTKDMVLVSLAKA